Proteins from one Legionella taurinensis genomic window:
- a CDS encoding ABC transporter permease subunit — MLYIPILVLVIYSFNNAKFSLQWHGFSLRWYTELFHDRGLWAAFSNSVILGLCAAAAATVISLLACVQLFLFKTRHRTFLYTLLLLLIIIPDLVLGVALLIFFNVSQIPLGFTSLLIAHITFCIPFVMITINTRINTLNPNIYFSALDLGASRYAALTKILLPLLWPGILSGFLLCFTLSFDDVIISYFVAGPDFNILPLTIYSLVRAGVTPELNALCSFTFALSMILVIVAHRLASKKI, encoded by the coding sequence ATGCTCTACATTCCGATTCTGGTGTTGGTGATTTATTCATTCAACAACGCCAAATTCTCACTGCAGTGGCATGGTTTTTCTCTGCGATGGTATACCGAACTGTTTCATGATCGCGGCTTGTGGGCTGCGTTCAGCAATTCCGTGATTTTAGGTTTGTGCGCAGCCGCAGCCGCCACCGTGATTAGCCTTCTTGCCTGCGTGCAATTGTTCCTTTTTAAAACCCGTCATCGCACATTTCTTTATACCCTGCTGTTGCTGCTCATTATCATCCCTGATTTGGTTTTAGGTGTTGCCCTGCTGATTTTCTTTAATGTGTCGCAGATTCCTTTAGGTTTCACCAGCCTGTTGATTGCTCACATCACCTTTTGTATTCCCTTTGTCATGATTACCATTAATACCCGCATCAACACGCTGAATCCCAACATTTATTTCAGTGCCCTTGATTTAGGGGCCAGCCGCTACGCGGCCTTGACTAAAATCCTGCTGCCCCTGTTATGGCCAGGGATATTAAGCGGCTTCCTTTTGTGTTTTACCCTGTCATTTGACGATGTCATTATCAGTTATTTTGTCGCCGGCCCTGATTTTAATATCCTGCCTTTGACGATTTATTCCCTGGTACGGGCCGGCGTAACCCCGGAGTTAAATGCCTTGTGTTCCTTTACCTTTGCACTGTCCATGATTTTAGTCATTGTGGCTCATCGGCTTGCGAGTAAAAAAATATGA
- a CDS encoding ABC transporter permease, which produces MKTKSLSLTLFYGWLLLFSFLPLSLVVIASFLSRDSVHLVTLPFTLDNYTALIDPVFAKIFLRSVGIALITTVLCLLIAYPFSYLMIKSRHQSLLLLLIIIPFWTSSLVRTYSLIAILKFKGVLNAILLKLHLIETPLSLLYSNFAVISGLVYNLFPFMVLPLFTNMERFDFRLIEAAKDLGANRWAIFWRVFLPNTASGIVSGSLLVFLPAMTLFYIPNVLGGARSILLGNLIQNQFLVVENWPQGSATSVVLTLLLVLLLVFYRGLNKEVTH; this is translated from the coding sequence ATGAAAACTAAATCCCTGTCATTGACGCTTTTTTATGGCTGGCTGTTACTGTTTAGTTTTCTTCCACTTTCGCTGGTGGTGATCGCGAGTTTTTTATCCAGAGACAGTGTTCATCTGGTGACTCTGCCGTTTACTCTGGATAACTACACGGCCTTAATTGACCCGGTGTTTGCTAAAATTTTCCTGCGCTCCGTGGGTATTGCTCTGATTACGACCGTGCTCTGCCTGTTGATTGCCTACCCCTTCAGTTATTTAATGATTAAATCCCGGCATCAATCCCTGCTGTTACTGCTTATTATTATTCCATTCTGGACCAGTTCGCTGGTCCGTACCTATTCCTTGATTGCCATCCTTAAATTCAAAGGGGTATTAAACGCTATCCTCCTTAAACTGCACCTGATTGAGACGCCTCTGTCGCTGCTTTATTCCAACTTCGCTGTGATATCCGGCCTGGTGTATAACCTCTTTCCTTTCATGGTGCTCCCATTATTTACCAACATGGAACGCTTTGATTTCCGCCTGATTGAAGCGGCAAAAGATTTAGGCGCTAACCGATGGGCTATTTTTTGGCGGGTATTTTTACCCAATACGGCAAGCGGCATTGTGTCAGGCAGCCTGCTGGTTTTTTTACCGGCAATGACCCTGTTTTATATCCCCAATGTCTTAGGCGGCGCCCGTTCCATCCTGCTTGGCAATTTAATCCAGAACCAATTTCTGGTGGTAGAGAACTGGCCGCAGGGCTCGGCCACCAGCGTTGTGCTGACTTTGCTACTGGTTTTACTCCTGGTTTTCTATCGAGGCCTGAATAAGGAGGTTACCCATTGA
- the potA gene encoding spermidine/putrescine ABC transporter ATP-binding protein PotA, whose amino-acid sequence MTISLIDIKDVSKSYGNTLILDRLNLTVYNGEFLTLLGPSGCGKTTLLRLISGFEQPSEGEIYINGQCVNALPPQKRDVHTVFQSYALFPHLSVFENVAFALRCKRIAEDEIRTRVLEALRLVQLESFSNRNIRQLSGGQQQRVAIARAIINRPQVLLLDEPLSSLDYRLRKAMQYELKQIQKTLNMTFVFVTHDQEEALSMSDRIVVFNLGHIEQVGTPREVYETPANLHVASFIGEANIFNADVIAADTDELTTTIEDVRIQCKNTGHYQVGDKVHVIVRPEDIRVWSLSEVTEPRGMLPGKILDIIYKGSTVDLKVALPSGAVINASEFFDEDDDKLEYALHETVWVEWLPGWEVLLPYEN is encoded by the coding sequence ATGACCATATCGCTGATAGACATCAAGGATGTGAGCAAATCGTATGGCAATACCCTCATTCTTGATCGCTTAAATCTCACGGTTTATAACGGGGAATTTCTTACCCTGCTTGGCCCCTCAGGGTGTGGAAAAACCACGCTGCTGCGTTTAATTTCCGGCTTTGAGCAACCCAGCGAAGGTGAAATTTACATCAATGGGCAATGCGTCAACGCCCTGCCCCCGCAAAAACGCGATGTGCATACCGTTTTTCAAAGCTATGCGCTGTTTCCGCACTTGTCCGTGTTTGAAAATGTCGCCTTTGCGCTGCGATGCAAACGCATTGCCGAGGATGAAATAAGGACCCGTGTTCTTGAGGCCCTGCGTCTGGTGCAGCTTGAGTCTTTTTCCAATCGCAATATCAGGCAGTTAAGCGGCGGCCAGCAGCAGCGAGTGGCCATTGCCCGGGCGATCATTAACCGCCCGCAGGTGCTGTTGCTCGATGAGCCCTTAAGTTCGCTCGACTACCGCCTGCGCAAAGCCATGCAGTACGAATTAAAGCAAATCCAGAAAACCTTGAACATGACCTTCGTTTTTGTCACCCATGATCAGGAAGAAGCCTTGTCCATGTCGGATCGCATCGTGGTGTTTAATCTGGGCCACATCGAACAGGTCGGCACCCCGCGTGAGGTGTATGAAACCCCGGCTAACCTGCACGTGGCCAGCTTTATCGGCGAAGCCAATATTTTTAACGCCGACGTCATCGCGGCGGATACCGACGAATTAACCACCACCATCGAAGACGTCCGCATTCAATGCAAAAACACCGGCCATTATCAGGTCGGGGATAAGGTGCATGTGATTGTGCGGCCCGAAGACATTCGGGTGTGGAGCCTGTCGGAGGTCACGGAGCCGCGCGGCATGCTGCCGGGCAAAATCCTGGACATTATCTACAAAGGCTCCACGGTGGATTTGAAAGTTGCCCTCCCGTCAGGCGCCGTGATCAATGCCTCGGAATTTTTTGATGAAGATGATGACAAGCTGGAATATGCCCTTCATGAAACGGTCTGGGTGGAATGGCTGCCAGGTTGGGAGGTCCTGTTGCCTTATGAAAACTAA
- a CDS encoding neurogenic locus notch, translating into MRLFSSIFFLCLLAPSFSPVFAGSCAPNTQGVCQDQCPRNCNVDVCCAQMGGINYCDSSAGRYVCNNGYYSSCYCTRHAVMDLQLLPGCCLWQGGVFTVNELGVVLCNDGSISELCSLQPNTTPTVSVTPW; encoded by the coding sequence ATGCGCTTATTCAGTTCGATATTCTTCCTTTGCCTGCTCGCTCCGAGCTTTTCACCTGTTTTTGCCGGTTCATGCGCACCCAATACCCAGGGGGTGTGTCAGGATCAGTGCCCGCGCAATTGCAACGTTGATGTCTGCTGTGCACAAATGGGAGGCATCAATTACTGCGACTCCTCCGCTGGCCGCTATGTTTGCAATAATGGTTATTATTCGTCCTGCTATTGTACCCGTCATGCGGTGATGGATCTGCAATTGCTTCCCGGCTGCTGCCTCTGGCAAGGCGGCGTGTTTACCGTCAATGAACTGGGCGTGGTGCTTTGCAACGACGGCAGTATTTCCGAACTCTGTTCATTACAACCCAACACAACCCCCACTGTTTCAGTGACGCCCTGGTAA
- a CDS encoding DNA recombination protein RmuC: MSFFQQLTALQGVAIAAALHFFLSLGLFRKLAQLRRQYHQNQEKTQLLLVDELHKLHLSLNEQLHASQTPLVERITQGQLNSQRLISETVQRHMTDVREQIGHSFKQHAGSLTSHLQSLTEEIRNHLHSLTQQVNHKLTEGFEKTSTTFTDVVRRLTIIDEAQKKITELSSHVVSLQDVLVDKRARGAFGEVQLAALIDNMIPANHYRMQHTLSNQRRADCVLFLPEPTGHIVIDAKFPLETYQKLMNNALSLAERKPLQQQFRQDLQKHIKDIAEKYIIPGETTDSAMMFIPAEAIFAEIHANYPEVIALSQRLKVWLVSPSTLMAVLTTARAVLKDDATRTQVHIIQKHLHALADDFQRFEKRMDKLSKHIDLAHHDVGEVTTSARKIAQRFQKIEAVDLDSDSLVLPQALEKMEP; encoded by the coding sequence ATGAGTTTTTTTCAACAGCTCACTGCCTTGCAGGGTGTGGCCATTGCCGCAGCCCTGCACTTTTTTTTAAGCCTCGGGCTGTTTAGAAAACTAGCTCAGTTGCGTCGCCAATACCATCAGAACCAAGAAAAAACCCAGCTGCTTTTGGTTGATGAATTACACAAGCTTCATCTGTCGCTCAATGAGCAATTGCACGCCAGCCAGACACCGCTTGTTGAGCGGATAACTCAGGGGCAATTAAACAGCCAGCGTCTTATCAGTGAAACCGTTCAACGCCACATGACCGATGTCCGTGAGCAGATTGGCCACAGCTTTAAACAACATGCCGGCTCACTGACCTCGCATCTGCAATCGCTGACGGAAGAAATACGCAACCACCTGCACTCGCTTACCCAACAGGTTAACCATAAACTGACGGAAGGATTTGAAAAAACCTCCACCACGTTTACCGATGTGGTTCGGCGTTTAACCATCATCGACGAGGCGCAGAAGAAAATCACCGAACTGTCGTCCCATGTCGTCAGCCTGCAGGATGTGCTGGTAGACAAACGCGCACGCGGCGCCTTTGGCGAAGTGCAGCTGGCCGCGCTGATCGACAACATGATTCCCGCCAACCATTACCGCATGCAGCACACCTTGTCCAATCAACGACGAGCCGATTGCGTATTGTTTTTGCCTGAGCCGACAGGGCACATTGTCATTGATGCCAAATTTCCGCTCGAAACCTACCAGAAACTGATGAACAATGCCTTGTCGTTGGCTGAGCGCAAGCCCTTGCAACAACAGTTTCGCCAAGACCTGCAAAAACACATTAAGGACATCGCCGAGAAATACATTATTCCCGGAGAAACCACTGACAGCGCCATGATGTTCATTCCGGCTGAGGCCATTTTTGCCGAAATCCATGCCAATTACCCCGAGGTGATCGCCCTTTCGCAACGCCTGAAAGTCTGGCTCGTCTCACCGAGCACCCTGATGGCCGTGTTAACCACGGCGCGCGCTGTGTTAAAAGACGATGCCACGCGGACTCAGGTTCATATTATTCAAAAACATCTACACGCACTGGCCGACGATTTTCAGCGCTTCGAAAAGCGCATGGATAAACTGTCCAAACACATTGATCTCGCCCATCATGACGTGGGCGAGGTCACAACCTCTGCCCGCAAAATCGCCCAGCGTTTTCAAAAGATTGAGGCTGTTGATCTGGATTCAGACTCCCTGGTTCTGCCGCAAGCCCTGGAAAAGATGGAACCCTAG
- a CDS encoding DUF4785 domain-containing protein: MRATYLLMVSALWAGQSLAFTLPQEAVHPYECDHCESLSHDNLSSDWPTNHLPLGHETMHSQKSNKYSLRTTLQQLSQGVALQTLAPGAIIRISPAAANSRLKLNFNLETEAHQVLPLKEASALFADEEGLKESAFGGESLMAMQLKPELGSGRFILKSDPVKGHEQDAYIIHVFDQGSNAYLTVATDKARYHYGDELIATFSLRDDAVGYPIDVITANLVTPDGNQRALTLEKVSWDVYQAKVMLRSEKGFHGENWYIEAQVDTDVGGRNVKRQAHTAFSYTIPSAAVRSINRDNTAEPFQFKAHVEVATGSRYALQAVLFATNDQGDVIPVDTVQSAAWFATGLNELNFSFHPEESTTYKAPYYLGALQLTDYGQLKAVYEYSPLIPLQQIGQE; the protein is encoded by the coding sequence GTGAGAGCAACTTATTTACTGATGGTGTCTGCCTTATGGGCAGGCCAAAGCCTGGCATTCACTTTACCCCAGGAAGCCGTGCATCCCTATGAGTGCGATCATTGCGAATCGTTGTCGCATGACAATTTAAGCAGCGATTGGCCGACCAATCATCTGCCGCTTGGCCATGAAACCATGCACTCCCAGAAAAGCAATAAGTACAGCCTGAGAACCACCCTTCAGCAGTTAAGTCAGGGGGTCGCATTGCAGACGCTTGCCCCGGGTGCAATCATCCGTATCAGCCCTGCGGCCGCGAATTCCCGCCTTAAGCTGAATTTCAATCTGGAGACAGAGGCCCATCAGGTGCTTCCCCTGAAAGAGGCTTCTGCCCTGTTCGCCGACGAGGAGGGGCTGAAAGAATCCGCTTTTGGCGGTGAAAGCCTCATGGCCATGCAACTGAAACCCGAACTCGGTTCTGGCCGTTTCATTCTGAAAAGTGATCCGGTGAAAGGCCATGAGCAGGATGCCTATATCATTCATGTGTTTGATCAAGGGTCCAATGCTTACCTGACGGTGGCCACCGATAAGGCGCGTTATCATTATGGGGATGAGTTGATTGCAACCTTCAGTTTACGGGACGATGCCGTAGGCTACCCCATCGATGTTATTACTGCCAATCTGGTCACTCCGGATGGCAATCAACGGGCGCTGACGCTTGAAAAAGTCTCCTGGGATGTTTACCAGGCCAAGGTAATGCTGCGTTCTGAAAAGGGATTTCACGGTGAAAACTGGTACATTGAAGCGCAGGTGGATACTGATGTCGGCGGCCGCAATGTCAAGCGCCAGGCGCACACCGCCTTTTCCTACACCATTCCGTCAGCGGCAGTAAGAAGCATTAATCGGGACAATACGGCCGAACCATTTCAATTCAAAGCCCACGTCGAAGTCGCCACCGGCAGCCGTTACGCGCTGCAGGCCGTTTTGTTTGCGACCAACGACCAGGGTGACGTGATTCCTGTCGATACGGTGCAATCCGCCGCCTGGTTCGCCACGGGCCTTAATGAATTGAATTTCAGTTTTCATCCCGAAGAAAGCACGACATACAAAGCCCCCTATTACTTAGGAGCCCTGCAATTGACGGATTACGGTCAGTTAAAAGCGGTCTATGAGTACAGCCCGTTAATTCCGCTTCAACAGATAGGACAGGAATGA
- the ligA gene encoding NAD-dependent DNA ligase LigA, with protein MTETVKTQDEIVQTLDALREKIREYDYHYYVLDTPLVPDSEYDRCFKNLQQLETQYPQLVTSDSPTQRIGGHAAVAFEPVAHRVPMLSLGNVFTDDELRAFFKRVADRLECDPAGLVFTCELKLDGLAVNLTYEHGLLVSAATRGDGAVGENITNNIKTIAAVPLKLHSPNPPAFVEIRGEVYMPKAGFEAMNEKARLAGEKTFANPRNAAAGSLRQLNAGITASRPLAIYCYGIGECEGASLPDTHFEQLQWLKTMGFRVSPESQRVIGIDGCLDYYHTMARRRDALPYEIDGVVYKLDSIPLQKKLGFVARAPRFACAHKYPAQEEMTQLIAVDFQVGRTGALTPVARLQPVTVSGVTVSNATLHNMDEIQRKDIHLGDTVIIRRAGDVIPEVVSVVMEKRPGDIKPIELPAHCPVCGADVVREEGEAVARCTGGLFCGAQLKRMIWHFASRRAMGIDGLGRVIIDQLVEEKLILDVGDLYTLDVMQVAALPRMGLKSAENLLQSLEKSKTTTFRRFLYALGIREVGEVSAQVLADEFQTIDNLKAATMEQLLVLRDIGPVVAHHVVQFFAQAHNVLVIDKLLAAGIHWPIASPKTVDNTHPFFGKTVVLTGTLSSMGREDAKARLHAVGAKVTGSVSAKTDFVIAGVEAGSKLDKAMDLGVTILNEQEFLNRLS; from the coding sequence ATGACAGAGACGGTAAAAACTCAGGACGAGATTGTTCAAACCCTGGATGCGCTTCGCGAGAAAATCAGAGAATATGATTATCATTATTACGTGCTTGATACTCCGTTGGTGCCGGACAGTGAATACGACCGTTGCTTTAAAAATCTACAACAATTGGAAACACAATACCCTCAACTGGTCACGTCGGATTCCCCAACGCAGCGCATAGGCGGCCATGCCGCTGTCGCCTTTGAACCGGTCGCCCATCGCGTCCCGATGTTATCCCTGGGCAACGTGTTTACTGATGACGAATTGCGGGCCTTTTTCAAACGGGTCGCCGATCGCCTCGAGTGTGATCCGGCGGGTTTGGTGTTTACCTGTGAATTGAAGCTCGATGGCCTGGCGGTCAATCTAACCTACGAGCACGGCCTGCTGGTGTCTGCAGCCACCCGCGGCGATGGCGCCGTGGGTGAAAACATCACCAATAACATTAAAACCATTGCCGCAGTTCCCCTCAAACTGCACAGCCCCAATCCGCCGGCGTTTGTGGAAATTCGCGGGGAAGTCTACATGCCCAAAGCTGGTTTTGAAGCGATGAATGAAAAGGCGAGGCTGGCGGGAGAAAAAACTTTTGCCAACCCGCGCAATGCGGCGGCCGGCAGTCTGCGCCAGCTTAACGCGGGCATTACCGCAAGCCGTCCCTTGGCAATCTATTGCTACGGCATCGGCGAATGCGAGGGCGCGTCGTTACCCGACACCCATTTTGAGCAGTTGCAATGGCTTAAAACCATGGGGTTTCGCGTGTCGCCAGAGAGCCAGCGGGTCATTGGCATTGACGGTTGTCTTGACTATTACCATACCATGGCCAGGCGGCGGGATGCCTTGCCCTATGAAATCGATGGCGTGGTATATAAGCTCGACAGTATTCCCCTACAGAAAAAACTTGGCTTTGTGGCCCGTGCGCCGCGTTTTGCCTGCGCTCACAAGTACCCGGCGCAGGAGGAAATGACCCAACTCATCGCCGTTGATTTTCAGGTGGGCCGTACCGGCGCTCTGACGCCGGTGGCGCGTTTGCAACCGGTGACCGTTTCCGGCGTGACCGTCAGCAATGCCACCCTGCATAACATGGATGAAATCCAGCGCAAGGACATCCATCTTGGCGATACGGTCATCATTCGCCGCGCCGGTGATGTGATCCCGGAGGTGGTGTCCGTGGTGATGGAAAAACGCCCTGGCGACATCAAACCCATTGAATTGCCGGCCCATTGCCCGGTTTGCGGGGCGGATGTGGTCCGGGAAGAGGGGGAAGCCGTGGCCCGTTGCACGGGAGGATTGTTCTGCGGGGCGCAGTTAAAACGAATGATCTGGCATTTTGCATCGCGGCGTGCGATGGGCATTGATGGACTTGGGCGCGTGATCATTGATCAATTGGTGGAAGAGAAATTAATTCTGGATGTGGGCGATCTCTACACGCTTGATGTGATGCAGGTTGCCGCCTTGCCGCGCATGGGGCTTAAATCCGCGGAAAATTTACTGCAATCCCTGGAAAAGAGCAAAACCACGACCTTCCGGCGTTTCCTGTATGCGCTGGGGATTCGTGAAGTGGGTGAAGTCAGCGCCCAGGTTCTGGCGGATGAATTTCAGACGATTGACAACCTCAAAGCCGCCACGATGGAGCAATTGCTCGTGCTCAGGGACATTGGCCCGGTGGTCGCCCACCATGTGGTGCAGTTTTTTGCTCAGGCGCATAATGTTCTGGTGATTGACAAATTATTAGCCGCCGGCATTCACTGGCCGATTGCCAGTCCGAAAACCGTGGACAATACCCACCCGTTCTTTGGTAAAACGGTTGTCCTGACCGGCACGTTAAGCAGCATGGGTCGTGAGGATGCCAAAGCCAGGCTTCATGCGGTGGGTGCCAAAGTGACAGGCAGCGTGTCAGCGAAAACCGATTTCGTCATTGCCGGCGTTGAGGCGGGTTCCAAACTCGATAAAGCCATGGATCTTGGGGTTACCATACTCAATGAGCAGGAATTTCTTAACCGGCTGTCTTGA
- a CDS encoding ABC transporter substrate-binding protein: MNILRKSSLLLLCIFLLLTPSAWCLVLNDPYPDNESQEKVYYSSFAEQPKTLDPARSYSSNEYQFIGQIYEPPLKYDYLKRPYELIPRSAAAMPVVRYLDENHNPLPEADASKTAYSVYTIQIKPGIFYQPHPALAKDKSGHPLYLDLPADYLEDNDISKLSDFPKTGTRELIADDFIYEIKRLASPAVSSSIYGLMSEHIVGFKAFAASLPPVKRGVFLDLRKYPLEGVKKIDDYTFEITLKGQYPQFLFWLAMPFFSPIPWEADQFYSQPDMDDKNLTFDWYPIGTGPFMLIENNPNRQMVLQKNPHYAQEIFSGEGSEEDRQAGYLKHVGQPLPLIDKAIYTLEKETIPRWNKFLQGYYDLSGISADSFDQAIQIGDSGEPTLTESMKDKRIRLTQTIDPTIYYLGFNMLDPVVGGSGERARKLRLAISIAVNFDENIAIFFNGRGQAAQGPIPPGIFGYRQGKEGINPYVYTWDGKAPQRRTIEEARALMRQAGYPDGINPETGRHLILHYDVPVAGGPDDKAVLDWMIKQFAKIGIDLNIRGTQYNRFQEKMRDGNAQIFSWGWNADYPDPENFLFMLYGRNGKVKYGGENAANYENKEYDRLFDEMKNRPSDDERMKLIDRMVDIVRHDAPWAFGINSETMTLSHQWISPTKPGAFNVDLLKYLAVNVAERNQYRQEWNQPIFWPLGVAFIVLLLVFLPLFAAYRRKEQQMAKRMRG, from the coding sequence TTGAACATACTACGCAAAAGCAGCTTACTTTTGTTATGTATCTTCCTGTTGTTGACGCCGTCTGCCTGGTGCCTCGTGCTGAATGACCCTTATCCTGACAATGAATCGCAGGAAAAAGTGTACTACTCGTCGTTTGCAGAGCAGCCGAAAACCCTTGATCCCGCACGCTCCTACTCCAGTAATGAATACCAATTCATCGGGCAGATTTACGAACCGCCGCTTAAATACGATTACCTGAAACGTCCCTATGAATTGATACCGCGTAGTGCAGCGGCTATGCCTGTTGTCCGTTACCTCGATGAAAACCATAACCCCTTGCCTGAGGCAGACGCCAGCAAGACGGCTTACAGTGTGTACACCATTCAAATTAAGCCGGGTATTTTTTATCAACCCCATCCGGCCCTGGCTAAAGACAAGAGCGGGCACCCTCTGTATCTTGATTTGCCAGCAGACTACCTTGAAGACAACGACATCAGTAAATTGTCGGATTTTCCCAAGACCGGAACGCGGGAATTGATTGCCGATGATTTTATTTATGAAATCAAACGGCTGGCATCGCCCGCCGTGAGTTCGTCCATTTACGGGTTGATGAGTGAACACATCGTTGGCTTTAAAGCCTTTGCTGCTTCGCTGCCGCCAGTCAAGCGCGGGGTGTTTCTTGATTTGCGCAAGTACCCGCTTGAAGGCGTTAAAAAAATCGATGATTACACTTTCGAAATTACGTTAAAGGGGCAATACCCGCAATTTTTATTCTGGTTGGCCATGCCCTTTTTTTCACCCATCCCCTGGGAGGCAGATCAATTCTATAGCCAGCCTGACATGGATGATAAAAATCTGACGTTTGATTGGTATCCCATCGGTACTGGCCCGTTCATGCTGATTGAAAACAATCCCAACCGGCAAATGGTCCTGCAGAAAAATCCCCACTATGCCCAGGAGATTTTCAGCGGCGAGGGCAGTGAGGAAGACAGGCAAGCGGGCTATCTTAAGCACGTGGGCCAACCGTTGCCCCTGATTGACAAGGCCATTTACACCCTGGAAAAAGAAACCATCCCGCGTTGGAATAAATTCCTGCAGGGCTATTATGATTTATCCGGTATTTCCGCCGACAGTTTTGATCAGGCCATTCAGATAGGTGATTCCGGCGAACCTACGCTGACTGAAAGCATGAAAGACAAACGGATTCGCCTCACCCAAACCATCGATCCAACCATTTATTATCTGGGTTTTAACATGCTGGATCCCGTGGTCGGCGGGTCTGGCGAAAGGGCCAGAAAATTGCGCTTGGCCATTTCCATCGCCGTTAATTTTGATGAAAACATTGCTATCTTCTTTAATGGCCGCGGCCAGGCGGCACAAGGACCGATTCCACCAGGAATATTTGGTTACCGCCAGGGCAAGGAAGGCATCAACCCCTACGTTTACACCTGGGATGGCAAGGCTCCGCAACGCCGCACCATTGAAGAAGCCCGGGCACTGATGCGTCAGGCGGGGTACCCGGACGGGATTAATCCTGAAACCGGACGGCATTTAATTCTGCATTACGATGTGCCGGTCGCCGGTGGGCCTGACGACAAGGCAGTGCTCGATTGGATGATTAAGCAATTCGCTAAAATTGGCATTGATTTAAACATTCGGGGTACACAGTACAATCGCTTCCAGGAAAAAATGCGTGATGGCAATGCCCAGATTTTCAGTTGGGGGTGGAATGCCGATTACCCGGATCCTGAGAATTTTCTATTTATGCTGTATGGCCGTAACGGCAAGGTGAAGTATGGCGGAGAAAATGCGGCGAATTATGAGAACAAAGAGTATGATCGTTTGTTTGATGAGATGAAAAACAGACCCAGTGATGACGAGCGCATGAAACTCATTGATCGCATGGTGGACATTGTCCGGCATGACGCGCCCTGGGCCTTCGGCATTAACAGCGAAACCATGACCTTGTCGCATCAGTGGATTTCACCAACCAAGCCCGGTGCCTTTAATGTGGATTTGCTGAAGTATTTGGCCGTGAATGTCGCTGAGCGTAATCAATACCGGCAGGAGTGGAATCAACCGATATTCTGGCCTTTAGGTGTTGCGTTCATCGTTCTGTTACTGGTGTTTTTGCCCCTGTTTGCGGCTTACCGCAGAAAAGAGCAGCAAATGGCTAAGAGGATGCGGGGATGA
- a CDS encoding ABC transporter permease produces MIAYLFRRLVYTIPILLGINLITFALFFMVNSPDDMARMHLGQKHIKQEAIQQWKAQHGYDLPLFYNEQQDGINRLTDTLFFEKSLRLFSFDFGVSDEGRDISYDISHRMWPSLAIALPVLLIGMLVDIVFAMAMAFFRSTYLDISGVVLCIILMSISSLFYIIGGQYLFGKLLKWVPISGYDGGVESIKFIALPVIVAVIGGLGAGARWYRTLFLEEMNRDYVKTARAKGLSEIRVLFRHVLKNAMLPILTGVVVIIPSLFMGSLVLESFFGVPGLGSYIIDAIQQQDFAIVRAMVFLGSILYIVGLILTDISYTLVDPRVRLG; encoded by the coding sequence ATGATTGCCTATTTATTCAGACGCCTTGTTTACACGATTCCTATTTTACTGGGGATTAATCTGATTACCTTCGCGCTTTTTTTTATGGTCAATTCACCCGATGACATGGCCAGAATGCACCTTGGGCAAAAGCACATCAAGCAGGAGGCCATTCAGCAATGGAAAGCCCAGCACGGTTACGATTTACCCCTCTTTTACAATGAACAACAGGACGGCATTAATCGCTTGACCGACACGCTTTTTTTTGAAAAATCCTTACGGCTTTTTTCGTTTGATTTCGGCGTGTCCGACGAGGGCAGGGACATCAGTTACGACATCTCACATCGCATGTGGCCAAGCCTTGCCATTGCCTTGCCGGTTCTGTTGATTGGCATGCTGGTTGATATTGTGTTTGCCATGGCCATGGCGTTTTTCCGCTCCACCTACCTCGATATCAGCGGCGTGGTGCTTTGCATTATCCTCATGTCCATTTCGAGCCTTTTTTACATCATCGGCGGGCAGTACCTTTTTGGCAAACTGTTAAAATGGGTGCCAATTTCCGGTTATGACGGCGGCGTTGAAAGCATCAAATTCATTGCCTTGCCGGTGATTGTCGCAGTCATTGGCGGGCTGGGCGCTGGAGCGCGCTGGTATCGCACGTTGTTTTTGGAAGAGATGAATCGCGACTACGTGAAAACGGCACGGGCTAAAGGCCTGTCGGAGATTCGCGTTTTGTTTCGCCATGTATTAAAAAATGCCATGCTGCCGATTCTCACGGGCGTGGTGGTGATTATCCCTTCGCTGTTTATGGGAAGCTTGGTGCTTGAATCGTTTTTTGGTGTGCCGGGATTGGGCAGTTACATCATTGATGCAATCCAGCAGCAGGATTTTGCCATCGTCAGGGCCATGGTGTTCTTAGGTTCGATTTTGTACATTGTTGGTCTTATTCTGACCGATATTTCCTACACTTTGGTGGATCCGCGTGTGAGGTTAGGCTGA